The Cloeon dipterum chromosome 3, ieCloDipt1.1, whole genome shotgun sequence genome includes a region encoding these proteins:
- the TP53INP gene encoding tumor protein p53-inducible nuclear protein 2 isoform X1 → MDLFRKMFTNLANLLLGASSAASGAESETACCPADEMACCDCDELSVQEAEDDWLLVDAQLQRGAMLASMAVAPRSRSASVSALLEESWFVTPPPCFTSQGPVELETSPLENLLIEHPSMSVYHRPAMPQHTPSPRSASLSPPPRGRARQPLAAVNPRPQRTLVTLAKQQQQQNAAVQAAQKVQQKVGAQQMRRTALDRNNKARDVGSARNKRPRRCDHQMRHSGANNNRKC, encoded by the exons ATGGACTTATTTCGTAAG ATGTTCACGAATCTGGCCAATCTGCTGCTGGGCGCCTCCAGCGCCGCCTCCGGCGCCGAGAGCGAAACGGCGTGCTGCCCAGCAGACGAGATGGCCTGCTGTGACTGCGACGAGCTGAGCGTGCAGGAGGCCGAGGACGACTGGCTGCTGGTGGACGCGCAGCTGCAGCGAGGCGCCATGCTCGCGTCCATGGCGGTGGCGCCGCGCTCGCGCTCGGCCTCCGTCTCGGCGCTGCTCGAGGAGTCGTGGTTCgtgacgccgccgccgtgctTCACCTCGCAGGGCCCCGTCGAGCTGGAGACGTCGCCCCTCGAGAACCTGCTGATCGAGCACCCCAGCATGTCCGTCTACCACCGGCCGGCGATGCCGCAGCACACGCCCTCGCCCCGCTCCGCCTCCCTGTCACCGCCGCCGAGGGGCCGCGCGCGTCAGCCCCTCGCTGCAGTCAACCCCCGCCCCCAGAGAACCCTCGTGACGCTggccaagcagcagcagcagcagaacgCGGCTGTCCAGGCTGCGCAAAAG GTGCAGCAGAAGGTTGGTGCGCAGCAGATGCGTCGCACTGCGCTGGACCGCAACAACAAGGCCCGCGACGTCGGCTCGGCGCGCAACAAGCGTCCGCGCCGCTGCGACCACCAGATGCGTCACTCAGGTGCCAACAACAACCGCAAGTGCTGA
- the TP53INP gene encoding tumor protein p53-inducible nuclear protein 2 isoform X2, with translation MFTNLANLLLGASSAASGAESETACCPADEMACCDCDELSVQEAEDDWLLVDAQLQRGAMLASMAVAPRSRSASVSALLEESWFVTPPPCFTSQGPVELETSPLENLLIEHPSMSVYHRPAMPQHTPSPRSASLSPPPRGRARQPLAAVNPRPQRTLVTLAKQQQQQNAAVQAAQKVQQKVGAQQMRRTALDRNNKARDVGSARNKRPRRCDHQMRHSGANNNRKC, from the exons ATGTTCACGAATCTGGCCAATCTGCTGCTGGGCGCCTCCAGCGCCGCCTCCGGCGCCGAGAGCGAAACGGCGTGCTGCCCAGCAGACGAGATGGCCTGCTGTGACTGCGACGAGCTGAGCGTGCAGGAGGCCGAGGACGACTGGCTGCTGGTGGACGCGCAGCTGCAGCGAGGCGCCATGCTCGCGTCCATGGCGGTGGCGCCGCGCTCGCGCTCGGCCTCCGTCTCGGCGCTGCTCGAGGAGTCGTGGTTCgtgacgccgccgccgtgctTCACCTCGCAGGGCCCCGTCGAGCTGGAGACGTCGCCCCTCGAGAACCTGCTGATCGAGCACCCCAGCATGTCCGTCTACCACCGGCCGGCGATGCCGCAGCACACGCCCTCGCCCCGCTCCGCCTCCCTGTCACCGCCGCCGAGGGGCCGCGCGCGTCAGCCCCTCGCTGCAGTCAACCCCCGCCCCCAGAGAACCCTCGTGACGCTggccaagcagcagcagcagcagaacgCGGCTGTCCAGGCTGCGCAAAAG GTGCAGCAGAAGGTTGGTGCGCAGCAGATGCGTCGCACTGCGCTGGACCGCAACAACAAGGCCCGCGACGTCGGCTCGGCGCGCAACAAGCGTCCGCGCCGCTGCGACCACCAGATGCGTCACTCAGGTGCCAACAACAACCGCAAGTGCTGA
- the l(2)09851 gene encoding glutamate-rich WD repeat-containing protein 1: MEETMENDVDMEVEEETEDMAESNESGMQPKERKVYLPGQSMQSDEELECDETAYIFLHQAKTGSPCLSFDIVGDNLGNNRADAFPLTSYVIAGTQGERKNANHLMAIKMSNIKKTLKDEKKEESDESDSDSDSDEEEEEGKSSDLPRLDCVMMPHKGCINRVRSAMFGDKVVAATWSELGQVHIWDVTGQLRKLEALGAQDPVLNERIGIKDQQKSLYTFTGHQTEGYAIDWCSTNKGQLATGDCAKNIHIWKPKENMTGWIVDQRPLSGHTASVEDLQWSPKGQDLLASCSVDCSIRLWDLRQSPSKACVKVVAKAHESDVNVINWSTHETMIVSGGDDGKIKVWDTRLLKDSVATFKHHLAPVTTVEWNPNDSAVFASGGADDQIAIWDLSVERVAPDEETAHLPPQLLFIHQGQKDVKELHWHSQMPGVIISTALSGFNIFRTISV, from the exons ATGGAGGAAACTATGGAGAATGATGTGGACATGGAGGTTGAGGAAGAAACGGAAGACATGGCAGAGTCGAACGAGAGCGGCATGCAGCCGAAGGAACGGAAAGTCTACCTTCCTGGACAATCGATGCAGTCAGACGAAGAGCTCGAGTGCGACGAGACGGCTTATATTTTTCTCCACCAGGCAAAAACTG GTTCGCCTTGTCTCAGCTTTGATATCGTGGGAGACAACTTGGGAAACAACCGCGCTGATGCTTTTCCCCTGACGAGCTATGTGATTGCTGGCACTCAGGGCGAGCGCAAAAACGCTAACCATCTAATGGCTATTAAA ATGTCCAACATCAAGAAAACGCTAAAAGATGAGAAAAAGGAAGAATCTGACGAATCAGATTCTGATAGCGACTCAGACGAAGAAGAAGAGGAAGGCAAAAGCAGTGATTTGCCCAGGTTAGACTGCGTCATGATGCCACACAAGGGCTGCATCAACCGCGTTAGG AGTGCCATGTTTGGAGACAAAGTGGTGGCTGCCACTTGGTCTGAGCTGGGCCAGGTGCACATTTGGGATGTGACAGGTCAGCTGCGCAAGCTAGAAGCCCTTGGGGCGCAGGACCCAGTGCTCAACGAGCGCATCGGAATTAAAGACCAGCAAAAGTCGCTCTACACCTTCACTGGACATCAGACAGAGGGATACGCGATTGACTGGTGTTCCACCAACAAAG gtcAGCTGGCCACTGGTGACTGTGCCAAGAACATTCACATTTGGAAGCCCAAGGAGAACATGACCGGCTGGATCGTTGACCAGCGACCTCTTTCAGGGCACACGGCCTCTGTTGAAGACCTGCAGTGGTCCCCCAAAGGACAAGATCTCCTTGCTTCGTGTTCTGTCGACTGCAG CATCCGACTGTGGGATTTGAGGCAGTCTCCTTCCAAGGCCTGCGTTAAAGTGGTGGCCAAGGCCCATGAAAGTGACGTCAACGTGATTAACTGGAGCACCCATGAAACCATGATTGTTTCTGGTGGAGATGATGGCAAAATCAAAGTCTGGGACACTAGACTGCTGAAG GATTCCGTTGCAACATTCAAACATCATTTAGCCCCCGTGACAACTGTTGAATGGAACCCGAACGACAGCGCGGTGTTTGCCTCAGGCGGTGCTGATGACCAAATTGCAATCTGGGACCTCTCTGTTGAAAGAGTTGCGCCAGACGAGGAAACAGCG catTTGCCGCCGCAGTTGCTATTTATCCACCAAGGCCAGAAAGATGTCAAGGAACTTCATTGGCACTCGCAAATGCCCGGCGTGATTATCAGCACAGCGCTATCTGGGTTCAATATTTTCCGTACTATTAGCGTGTAG
- the LOC135938490 gene encoding hepatic sodium/bile acid cotransporter-like, whose amino-acid sequence MHLCRTSAFSFLIFACRLAMGSASYDLVFEPSILRQLGMMANQSITVWTNNSLGHLSLCAFSSMTEVAEVSEEPLEFELADDESHSKYKSNFTIFGKFLGYSKVTIRTCAQDIPEMGVVQYSDKMFVSVIRVDTWMDAFFIGTITVLLFFIYINFGCALDIAVVKKTLKRPIGITIGLVSQFIFMPLMSFFIARLVFPEQPALQLGLFFIGCSPGGAASNIWTLVLDGNLDLSVTMTAVSTFASFLTIPFWVFTMGHIIFSDAEIGVPYKRIGITAITLFVPLIIGIVFQYKLPRVAKFLIKALKPFAAFMLVFIVVGTFSNLFLFRFVDWMLLIAAISNPLLGYLFGALVAKLFRQTERDIIAISIETGIQNGAIAVLLLKTALEAPECDISAVVPVTIFITTQVPLVILLVILKIRNRIRAKREEKNKQQAGSDAYEVEIPLNRKPIVRTN is encoded by the exons ATGCATTTGTGTCGGACGTCCGCCTTCTCCTTCCTGATTTTCGCTTGTCGACTGGCGATGGGAAGCGCATCTTACGATTTAGTTTTCGAGCCGAGCATTTTGCGACAGCTTGGGATGATGGCCAATCAAAGTATTACCGTCTGGACCAACAATTCTCTTGGCCACTTGTCATTGTGCGCTTTTTCGTCGATGACTGAAGTGGCTGAAGTATCTGAAGA ACCATTAGAGTTTGAGCTGGCTGACGATGAAAGCCACTCCAAGTACAAATCCAACTTTACGATTTTCGGCAAGTTCCTTGGCTACTCCAAGGTGACCATTCGCACCTGTGCTCAGGACATTCCTGAAATGGGGGTCGTGCAGTACAGCGACAAGATGTTCGTCTCGGTCATCCGAGTGGACACCTGGATGGACGCCTTTTTTATCGGCACTATCACGGTACTTCTCTTCTTCATCTACATCAACTTTGGCTGCGCTCTCGACATTGCTGTGGTCAAGAAAACTCTGAAAAGACCCATCGGCATCACTATTGGACTGGTCTCTCAGTTCATCTTCATGCCTCTG aTGAGTTTTTTCATCGCTCGGCTAGTGTTCCCTGAGCAACCAGCCTTGCAGCTGGGTCTTTTCTTCATCGGTTGCTCGCCCGGAGGGGCGGCCAGCAACATTTGGACTCTGGTGCTGGATGGCAACCTCGATCTATCAGTCACGATGACGGCGGTCAGCACATTCGCCAGCTTCC TCACGATTCCGTTTTGGGTTTTCACGATGGGCCACATAATTTTCTCTGACGCCGAGATCGGGGTGCCGTACAAGAGGATCGGAATAACCGCCATCACTCTTTTCGTTCCGTTGATCATCGGCATTGTCTTCCAGTACAAGCTGCCCAGGGTGGCCAAGTTCCTGATAAAGGCCCTGAAGCCATTCGCCGCCTTCATGCTTGTGTTCATCGTCGTCGGCACTTTCTCTAATTTGTTTCTCTTTAGGTTCGTCGACTGGATG TTGTTGATTGCAGCAATCAGCAACCCTCTCCTTGGCTACCTCTTCGGCGCGTTAGTTGCCAAATTGTTCAGACAGACGGAGCGGGACATTATTGCAATCTCTATAGAGACTGGAATCCAGAATGGAGCAATTGCAGTCTTGCTATTAAAGACGGCACTTGAAGCTCCAGAATGTGATATCTCAGCAG TGGTGCCAGTGACTATTTTCATCACGACCCAAGTGCCTTTGGTGATCTTGCTCGTGATTTTAAAGATACGCAATCGCATTCGAGCAAAGAGGGAAGAAAAGAATAAGCAGCAGGCGGGCAGCGACGCTTATGAAGTTGAAATTCCGCTCAATCGGAAGCCCATCGTGAGGACCAACTAG